A single Longimicrobiaceae bacterium DNA region contains:
- the pgl gene encoding 6-phosphogluconolactonase, which produces MIQTFPDAHAAAVACAESFATLAEAAVRERGRFTVALAGGTGPREAYSLLAAPPYASRIPWSGVHLFWGDDRCVPPGHPRSNFAMANAAFVSRVPIPPANVHRMRGELPAREGADAYARELADFFGPGIPRFDLVHLGVGPDGHTLSLFPFDAPVLRERERTVVHSLYRPLGEWRNTITVPVANAAARVELLATGADKAAIVRAVVEGPLDPFRLPAQLIRPARGELVWMLDAPAASLLARA; this is translated from the coding sequence GTGATCCAGACATTCCCGGACGCACACGCCGCCGCGGTCGCCTGCGCGGAGAGCTTCGCCACGCTGGCGGAAGCCGCGGTGCGCGAGCGGGGGCGCTTCACCGTCGCGCTCGCGGGCGGAACGGGTCCGCGCGAGGCGTACTCGCTGCTCGCGGCACCGCCGTACGCGTCGCGCATCCCGTGGAGCGGCGTGCACCTGTTCTGGGGCGACGACCGCTGCGTGCCGCCGGGGCACCCGCGCAGCAACTTCGCCATGGCCAACGCCGCGTTCGTCTCGCGCGTGCCCATCCCCCCCGCGAACGTGCACCGCATGCGCGGCGAGCTGCCCGCCCGCGAGGGCGCCGACGCGTACGCACGTGAGCTGGCGGACTTCTTCGGCCCCGGCATACCGCGCTTCGACCTCGTGCACCTGGGCGTGGGGCCGGACGGGCACACGCTCTCGCTCTTCCCGTTCGACGCGCCGGTGCTGCGGGAGCGGGAACGAACCGTCGTGCACTCGCTCTACCGTCCGCTCGGCGAGTGGCGCAACACCATCACCGTCCCCGTCGCGAACGCCGCCGCGCGCGTGGAGCTCCTCGCCACGGGGGCGGACAAGGCCGCCATCGTCCGCGCCGTCGTCGAAGGTCCGTTGGACCCGTTCCGCCTTCCCGCACAGCTCATCCGCCCAGCCCGCGGCGAGCTCGTGTGGATGCTGGACGCCCCCGCCGCGTCGCTGCTCGCGCGGGCTTGA